GGGTGCCGCTGGCCTGGATGCGGACGAAGCTGGAGTCGGAGCGGGCCGTCGCCGACTCGGGCATCCCGTGGACGACCCTGCGCGCGGCCCAGTTCCATGACCTCGCGCTGGCCATGGTCGAGAAGATGGCGAAGCTGCCGGTGTTCCCGGTCCCCGGCGGCCTCCGGCTCCAACCGGTCGACTCGCGCGAGGTCGCCGCCCGCCTCGCGGAACTGACCCTCGGCGCCCCGTCCGGCCCGGTCCCGGACCTGACCGGGCCGAACCTCTACGACCTCGCCGCCCTGGCCCGCCCCTACCTCCGCCTGCGCGGCAGGCGTCGCCCCATGCTCCCGGTGCGCATCCCCGGGAAGGCGGGGCGGGCGTACCGGGCGGGGGCGAACCTGACACCGGCCGGGGCGGAGGCGGGGAAGCGGACGTGGGAGGAGTTCCTGGGGGAGAAGCTGGGCCAGGTCTCCGCAGAGTCCCGCCGGCCTCCGGGCGGACGGCACGACCTTACGGACATCTCCTAGGAGCCCTGCCCCGCCCCACCGGGCCGGTCCTGCTCCTCGAAGGTCCACACCGCGCGGGACCCCGGGCCGACCACGAGGGCCGAGTGGCCGATCCGCTCCACGTGCCGGTAGGACACCGGCTGGTTCAGCGACATCTCGACCTGCCTGAGGCCCACCCGGTCCAGAGGCACGGAGTCGAACCGGATCGTGGTGCCGCCGCCCTTCGCGACGACGCCCCCGCCCGGCAGGGACCGGACGGCGAACCCGCCGGCCTTCAGCAACGGCACCGTGTTGGCGAGATCGCGTGCGGTCACCGCGAGCCGGATGCCGGTCACGTCCCGCATCGGATGGCCGCGGTAGGCGTCGGGCAGGTAGCGCTCCCGGCCCACGTCGCCGGGGTGGGAGGCGGGCTCGGTGTTGCCGCGCGGGTCGGCGAAGTACTCCGGCCGGTACTCCATCCCCCAGGCGCCGAAGAGGTCGTACTGGTCGGTGGTGAAGACGGCGTCGAACCAGGGCACGGGGACGCCGTCGCCGAAGTCGCGTGTCTGCTGGAACTCGACCGGGTCGGTGATCCCCGACGCGCGCAGCCGCTCGATCACCGTGGGCAGGTCCCCGGCGCGCTCGGTCGACACGCCCAGGCCGGCGGAGCCGAGGGTGCCGTCCTTGCCGGGCACGTCCCCCACCCCGAACAGCTCGAAGTACGTCTCGCGGCCCATCAGATAGCGGCCGGTCCAGGTCTGCCCGCCGGAGCCGGTCGTGGTACGGACCTGGAAGTCGGCGAAGTCCCTCAGATAGGAGGAGTGCTCGATGGCGTCCGCGGTCGCCCGGTCGAGCACTCCGTAGGCGTGGTTGTAGAACAGCAGTTGCCGCCCGGTCGCCGTCCCGTTCTCGTCGGCCCTTGCCGTGCCCGCCCCGCCCTGGACCGCCCCCGCGAGGGCCAGAGCGATGACCGTGATCAGCTGTAACGCTCGTCTGAGAACCATGCGAGGGAGCGTAGAGCGGGAGGAATCGCTTCCGCTGCGGATTGTGCCCTTTGCGGGGTCAGGCCTTGGTCAGTGGGGATGTCGGCGGCGACGCCGGTGGTGATGCGAGCGGGGGCTCCTGCCCGCCCATGTCGAGCCGGAACGGCGGGTACTGGTCGGTCATGAGCGCGGCGTAGGCCGTCACCCGTGCCGTCCAGCGGGCGAGGCCGATCAGGAAGTCGAAGAGGTGCCGCGGGTAGCGGGCGGTGAAGAGCAGGATGACCACGGCGACCAGGGAGAGATAGGGCATCAGCCCGCCGCCCCGCCAGCCGTCCCCGCCGTCCCAGCCCCAGCCGCCACCGGCGATGATCGCGACGGCGATGTACTGGGGGATCGCCAGCAGCCACCACTTCACCAGCACCAGTCCGCGTGACAGCCGCTCGGGGTAAGTGACGTCGAAGCGGGCCGGGTAGTCGGGCACGTCGGCGAGGGTGAACGGCGGGTACCGGTCGGTGCCGAGCGCGGTGTGCGCGTAGTAGCTGACCCGCCAGTTCCAGCGCAGCACGCCGACGTTGAAGTCGAAGAGGGGCCGCGGGTAGCGGGCGGTGAACAGGATGGCGAAGAAGGCGATCACGGTCACGACGGCGAACGCGATCCACAGGAACACCAGCACGATGTAGTGCGGGATGGCGAGCAGCCACTTCACCAGCCACATCCACCGGGACAGGCGAGGATCGACGGACGCCTCCAGACGCACGGGTGACGCGGCGACAGGAATCATGGGGCGGCCCTCCCTTCGCCTGCAGACTCGCAGGCGAGGAGAGGCCCCGCGACCTGAGCGGGGCCGTTCGCGCGTCGGGTCGCCCCTACGGGGCCACTACGGCCGCGCTACGGCCACTACGGGCCGCTATGACGGGACGGTGGCTCCGGAGCCCGGTTCGTCGGTCCCCGGTTCGCCGGCTCCCTGTCCGCCGGCTCCTTGTCCGCCGGTCCCCGATTCGCCCGCCGGGTCGACGAGCTGCTCGCGCACGTAGTTCCAGACCACGGCGATCAGCGCGGCGATCGGCACGGCGAGCAGGCTGCCCACGATGCCGGCCAGGCTGCCGCCCAGGGTCACCGCGAGCAGCACGACGGCCGCGTGCAGGCCGAGACCCCGGCTCTGGATCATGGGCTGGAAGACGTTGCCCTCCAGCTGCTGCACCACCACGATGATGACCAGCACGATCAGCGCGTCCGTCAGGCCGTTGGAGACGAGCGCGATGAGCACCGCGACGAAGCCGGCGAACAGGGCTCCGATGATCGGCACGAACGCCGAGACGAAGGTCAGCACCGCCAGCGGGAGCACCAGCGGGACGCCCAGCACCCACAGGCCCAGGCCGATCAGGACGGCGTCGAGCAGGCCGACGGCCGCCTGGGACCGCACGAAGGCGCCCAGGGTGGCCCAGCCGCGTGCGAACACGGTCGGCACGTCCGTGGCGAGCCGGCCGGGCAGCTGACGGGACAGCCACGGCAGGAACCGCGGGCCGTCCTTGAGGAAGAAGAACATCAGGAAGAGCGCGAGAACGGCGGTGACGACGCCGTTCACCACGGTGCTCACCCCGGTGACGACAGCGCCCACCATGCTGCCGACGCCCTCCTGGGCGCGGGAGACCGCGCTGTCGAACGCCTGGTTGATCTGCGCGTCCCCGATGTTCAACGGCGGCCCGGCGGCCCACTCGCGCAGCCGCTGGATCCCCTCCACGACACCGTCGGTCAGCTCTCCCGACTGGGACGCCACCGGCACGGCGATCAACGCCACCACGCCGACGGCCACCAGCAGGAACAGCACGGTCACGACCGACGCGGCCAGCGCGGGCGGCCACCCGCGCCGGCGCAGGAACCGGGCCATGGGCCAGGTCAGCGTGGTCAGCAGCAGCCCGACCACGAGCGGCCACACCACGGACCACATCCGGCCCAGCAGCCACAGGGCCACGGCCGACATGGCGAACACCAGCAGCAACTCGGCGGAAACCCGCGCGGATATCCGCAACGCGGCACGGGATCTGTCAGAACTCAGGGGCGCAGTCACGCAGGCACCCTATTGGCTGCCCGGACACGAGCAGCAGCCCCGTCCCTCAGATCCCGGCGGTCACCCGCCGGCCTTGGCCACCCCGATCGGGCAGGACACCCCTGTGCCGCCGATACCGCAGTAGCCCGCCGGGTTCTTGTCCAGGTACTGCTGGTGGTAGCCCTCCGCCGGGTAGAAGGGGCGGCCCCGCGTCGGCACGATCTCCGTGGTGATGTCGCCGTAGCCGGAGGACGTGAGGACCTTCTGGTACTCCTGGCGGGAGGACTTGGCGGTGGCCTCCTGCTCGGGGGTGTGGGTGTAGATCGCCGAGCGGTACTGCGTGCCCACGTCGTTGCCCTGGCGGAAGCCCTGCGTGGGGTCGTGGGACTCCCAGAACGTCTTCAGGAGGCGCTCGTACGAGATCTGCTCCGGTCGAAGACCACGCGCACGACCTCGGTGTGGCCGGTCAGGCCCGAGCAGACCTCCTCGTACGTGGGGTTCTCGGTGTGGCCGCCCTGATAGCCGACGAGGGTCGTCCAGACACCGGCCGGGAGCTGCCAGAACGTGCGCTCGGCGCCCCAGAAGCAGCCCAGGCCGAAGTCGGCCCTCTCCAGGCCCTCGGGGTAGGGGCCGAGCAGCGGGTTGCCGAGGACGGTGTGGCGGTCGGGGACCGTGAACGCCGGCTCCGGGCGGCCGGACAGTGCCTGCTCGGGGGTGGGCAGCTGGGATGTACGGCGGTGCGGGAACATGCGGTCTCCAATCGGGGCGACGCCCTCTGCAACGAGCCCCGACCTCCCGGAATTCCGGCGGGGATCCGGCCCCGGCGGGGCTCAGTGCGGCAGGCTCGCCGGGCTGCCGCCGTTCGCCTCGTAGCCGGCCACCGCCAGCGCCCGGTACACCGCGAACTCCGCCGCCGGGTCGCCGGACAGGGTCCAGGGCAGGGCGCCCACGTGACCGTCGATGTGGATCAGCTGGTTCATGGCCTCCGACCAGCGCTCGCTGCGGACCAGGAAGAACATCAGCAGGTGCCGCACATGCGCCAGCATCGGGTCGTCGGGGCGGGCCGAGTGCACCGCGTGCAGCGCGCCGTGGACCGCCTTCGTGACGACCTCGCTCTGCCAGAAGCTGCCGACGAGGGTCACCTCTGGGAGGTGCTCGAACACCGCGAAGAGGGGCATCGCCGAGAGGAGGGAGCCCCGGGGTGCCCGGGCCGCCGCGGCCTCGGCGAACGCGTACGCCTCCGCCCGGGAGCCGTGCCACTTCTCGCACCAGTAGTGCAGCGCGGCCAGGTGCGCCCCCATGTGGGCCGGGGCGCGGTCCAGGATCTTCAGCCAGACCTGCTCGAAGTCCTTCTGGGAGTAGCCGAGACCACGGGCCACCGACAGTTCGACGATGTACGGGATCGGGTCACCGGGGGCCAGCAGCGCCGCGTCACCGCACGCCGTCTTCGCCTCCTCCATGATGATCCGGAACTCGTCGGTCCCGGGCGTCGCCGTCCGCCACGCCTGCTGCACCAGGAACTCGGCGTGCACCGCCGCACCGCCCGCGTCCTTGGGCGCCTCGGCCCGCCACACGCGCAGCCACTGCCCGCCCGGCGCCTCGCTCACCCCGCCGGGCCGCTGCGACAGCTCCAGCGAGGCAGCGCCCGCGAAGGCCTGCACACGCTGCCAGCGCCGCTCGCCCTCCGCCTCCGTGCCCGCCAGGAGCTGCTGTGCGGCGCGGTGGTCCCGCGTGCGCTGCACCACGTCCAGGACGTCCAGCAGGTCCTGGTCGGGGCCGGGCATGCGGATGTCGAGCTCCTCCTCGAGGACGAAGCCGTAGTTCGCCGGGTCCGCGGCGTCCGGGTGGTCGGGCGAGACCAGCCCTATCGCACCGCCGCGCCTGCGCCGCAGGAAGGGGAGCAGCACGAAGCCCAGCATGACCAGCGCGATCAGGACCCAGAGAATCTCCATGCAACAAGCGAACCAGACGGCGCCGACAATTGGCCAACCTGCTCCCGGAACCTGTGGAAAACTCCCTCTCGCCCCGTCCCCCGGCACTCTTCGCGTCGGCGCACTACCCTCGGTGCTCATGAGCGACAGGCACATCAGTCAGCACTTCGAGACGCTCGCGATCCACGCGGGCAACACCGCCGACCCCTTGACGGGTGCGGTCGTCCCGCCGATCTACCAGGTCTCGACCTACAAGCAGGACGGCGTCGGCGGCCTGCGCGGCGGCTACGAGTACAGCCGCAGCGCCAATCCCACCAGGACCGCGCTGGAGGAGAACCTCGCCG
This is a stretch of genomic DNA from Streptomyces hawaiiensis. It encodes these proteins:
- a CDS encoding DUF4389 domain-containing protein encodes the protein MIPVAASPVRLEASVDPRLSRWMWLVKWLLAIPHYIVLVFLWIAFAVVTVIAFFAILFTARYPRPLFDFNVGVLRWNWRVSYYAHTALGTDRYPPFTLADVPDYPARFDVTYPERLSRGLVLVKWWLLAIPQYIAVAIIAGGGWGWDGGDGWRGGGLMPYLSLVAVVILLFTARYPRHLFDFLIGLARWTARVTAYAALMTDQYPPFRLDMGGQEPPLASPPASPPTSPLTKA
- a CDS encoding DUF5829 family protein, which encodes MITVIALALAGAVQGGAGTARADENGTATGRQLLFYNHAYGVLDRATADAIEHSSYLRDFADFQVRTTTGSGGQTWTGRYLMGRETYFELFGVGDVPGKDGTLGSAGLGVSTERAGDLPTVIERLRASGITDPVEFQQTRDFGDGVPVPWFDAVFTTDQYDLFGAWGMEYRPEYFADPRGNTEPASHPGDVGRERYLPDAYRGHPMRDVTGIRLAVTARDLANTVPLLKAGGFAVRSLPGGGVVAKGGGTTIRFDSVPLDRVGLRQVEMSLNQPVSYRHVERIGHSALVVGPGSRAVWTFEEQDRPGGAGQGS
- a CDS encoding AI-2E family transporter, with the protein product MTAPLSSDRSRAALRISARVSAELLLVFAMSAVALWLLGRMWSVVWPLVVGLLLTTLTWPMARFLRRRGWPPALAASVVTVLFLLVAVGVVALIAVPVASQSGELTDGVVEGIQRLREWAAGPPLNIGDAQINQAFDSAVSRAQEGVGSMVGAVVTGVSTVVNGVVTAVLALFLMFFFLKDGPRFLPWLSRQLPGRLATDVPTVFARGWATLGAFVRSQAAVGLLDAVLIGLGLWVLGVPLVLPLAVLTFVSAFVPIIGALFAGFVAVLIALVSNGLTDALIVLVIIVVVQQLEGNVFQPMIQSRGLGLHAAVVLLAVTLGGSLAGIVGSLLAVPIAALIAVVWNYVREQLVDPAGESGTGGQGAGGQGAGEPGTDEPGSGATVPS
- a CDS encoding SDR family oxidoreductase produces the protein MTSPILVTGGTGTLGGHVVPLLRASGHDVRILTRHARPAANGVEYVTGDLLKGEGVEAAVDGAETVLHLAGGPKADDEATRALVRAASRAGVRHLLYISVIGADRVPLAWMRTKLESERAVADSGIPWTTLRAAQFHDLALAMVEKMAKLPVFPVPGGLRLQPVDSREVAARLAELTLGAPSGPVPDLTGPNLYDLAALARPYLRLRGRRRPMLPVRIPGKAGRAYRAGANLTPAGAEAGKRTWEEFLGEKLGQVSAESRRPPGGRHDLTDIS